Within Methanococcus voltae, the genomic segment TACTTAATATCGAATAGAAAACAGTTATTGGTGAAATATCCGCCGAACCTACGGTTGCAGAGTACAATACGGTTAAAAAAAGTAAAAGTAAGCCTGCAATAAATATTGCAGACTCTTTTTTGTTATTTTCTTTGTAGTGCTCTAAAATACTATCATTTTCTGGAATTTTCATATTTTCCCTTACTTGTTAAAATTAATTTAATAAGTATAGTAATACTAATTATATATAATTATTACATTTAAATTAGTAATTTAGGGCATTATCATTCTTATATATCATATATTTTATTCTTATTTTTATTCTTATTTTTATTCTTATTTTTATTCTTATTTTTATTCTTATTCTAATGCAGGGTAAATGTAATATCCTTGGTAATCAATATCAAGATAGTTTTCGAGATAGTCTGAATAGAATCCATTTGGATTTGTATCATTGAACATTTCTGGATATAATATCTTTGAAATGTACACTGGACCGATTTTTTTCTTAGAACCTGCACATACTTGTTGGCTTAATACATAAACTCTGCCGTTTTTAACTGCATTAGTTTGCTGAAGTTCTGGTCTGTTCATTACTTCGTCCCAAACTCTTTTTAATTCACTTTCGTCAGTGTAGTTATGTCCACCACCGACATTTTTAATAATTACGTCAGGATTTCTTTTTGCTACTTCTTCAGGATCAGCTTCAAACGAAGGAGCTTCTACGTCAGGGAATAAGTAGTTACCACCGGAACTTTCGATCATTCCAGGCATTCCACAACCATATCCTGCGCCACCGTATGATAAATAAGTAGGAATTCCTTCCATATATACAACGGGTCTGTCTTCTTTATTTATTTTATCGGTTCTCTCTTTTATGAGGGTCCATTTATCTTTAAAGAAATTTATGTAATCATTTGTTACGCTATCCTCGACAGCTAAAATTTTGCCGAGTGTTCTGATTTCGTCTTCCCAAACTTCCATTCTGTAGAGGTCTAAACCTAAAACCTTTATATTAAATGGTTCAACGGTTTTTCCCATCTCGTCTGGCAAAGGAGGCATGCTTGTAAATGTAATTACCACATCAGGTTGTAATTCTGCGATTTTTTCGTAATTAGGCTCTTTAATCTTACCTATTACGGTTCTATTTTGTAAACTTGCAGGATATCTGCCAATTTCAGAATATTTAATAACTCTTTCGGTTACGCCCACAATACTGTCAGCTTTACCGAGTGCGTATATTTCTTCTGTAGGGTTGATGTTCTCAATAACAACCCTCGTTACAGGTTTGTCAAAGGATACAGTCCTATTTGAAGAATCTACAACTATTATTTTGTTATTTGCACTATTTTGGGAATCAACATTATTAGGAGGAGTTGCATTATTTTGCCCGTCGGCATGTGTAACACAACCGGACATTGCGACTACTAAAGCTAGAAATACAGATAATAGTATTACTAATCTTTTACTTATTTTATTATTCTTAAAAATATTTTCACCTTCGATAATACTTTTATAAATTATGTAATACTATGTCATATAAATATTTAATTATTAACATACGACAAAAAATAAAAAGATAATTTTGGAAAAGAATAAAAAAATAGTAAAAAAAATTTAAAATTACGTACTGTTGAAGGTATTATTTAAAGTATTGTTCAATAATTCAGGGAAATTATTTAATATGAACAAAAACAATGCAACTAAAATTATTAAAACGATTATCGCCATAATTCCAAAAACGCTCATATCTCCTTTCTTACCTTTTATAAATTTTAAAGACATGATAACCCCCTCATAATTACTATGTCGCTTATTGAAGTATAATTGTATAATGATATATTTATTAATTGAAATATATAATCTTTATTAATTTTTTTAATATATGCGATGAGGATATTGTTTATTTTCAAAATAAAAGTTGAAATTACCTGGGTAATACTTAGTATGATTTTTACGTGACCTTTGTAATAACGCATTTCAAAATCCAAAATTATTAAGCTCATTTTGAGCTCCTTTTTTTAGGGTTGAAAAATTTATAGGTTAATGTTAGCTTTATCTAACCCATATAACTACTAATATAGTTGGTTCATTTTCTATCGTTTGATTATTGGTTATTAGTTACTTTTTAAACGTTAAAAGAGTTACTTTTTACTTATTCAACTAACCCCAAATTATATTTTTAAAATACAAATGGTAACTTTTATATAGGGTTCAAAACAAACTATATATTGTCAGATTGAATAAATTTTGTGATACGGTTAACTAGAGCTTTATTTTATCATTAAGTCTTATTTTGTACTTATTGCCGAGTAATAATTTAGTTTGGTGTCGCAGTGGCAATTCCATTAAAACAAGGATTGAAACCCCGTAGGTCCTATCCAGTAGGGTCTTGGTTGGGGAGTCGCAGTGGCAATTCCATTAAAACAAGGATTGAAACTATATTGAGTATCCCCCACAGTAGTTGTAGATGTAATGTCGCAGTGGCAATTCCATTAAAACAAGGATTGAAACTATTAAAATCAAATCTCATATTTGAAATGGGGGTAGGTCGCAGTGGCAATTCCATTAAAACAAGGATTGAAACAATTTGCAGTTATGTGGTATCCTTTTGCTAAGTTTTGGTCGCAGTGGCAATTCCATTAAAACAAGGATTGAAACTCCTCGCTCCATCCTTGTACTAATACTGTTGCTATTGTCGCAGTGGCAATTCCATTAAAACAAGGATTGAAACGCAGCTGCTACACTTGTTGCCCATCAATTCCTACAGGCTGTCGCAGTGGCAATTCCATTAAAACAAGGATTGAAACAACAGTGAGGATTTGGCTTATTCCAGAATGTTAATTGAGTCGCAGTGGCAATTCCATTAAAACAAGGATTGAAAGCCCAACTGCCTTTAAATAAATCTTTCAGATTTATAGCTCGCCAACTACGTTGTCGATGGGCGGACGGCTTCATGTCAAATCGGAGATTTGATATTTTTATTTTCTTATTAAATTCCCATCAAAGGATTTTTACGAGTAAAACGAGTAAAAAGGGTTTGGTATAATCCATTAAAACAAGGATTGAAACTTATATATTGCCATATTATAGCCTCGATAGTTAATTTTAGACTCGTGTCGCAGTGGCAATTCCATTAAAACAAGGATTGAAACTTTATTGCGTTGCTATCGTACGTTTTAAGCATTGAATTATGTCGCAGTGGCAATTCCATTAAAACAAGGATTGAAAGCCCAACTGCCTTTAAATAAATCTTTCAGATTTATAGCTCGCCAACTACGTTGTCGATGGACGGACGGCTTCATGTCAAATCGGAGATTTGATATTTTTATTTTCTTATTAAATTCCCATCAAAGGATTTTTACGAGTAAAACGAGTAAAAAGGGTTTGGTTGAAAGCCCAACTGCCTTTAAATAAATCTTTCAGATTTATAGCTCGCCAACTACGTTGTCGATGGACGGACGGCTTCATGTCAAATCGGAGATTTGATATTTTTATTACATTTCAAGTCCATCATCTTAAAAAACTAAAAATCAAAAATAATAATTAACAAAATTTTTCAAATTTAAATGGAATTTCAGAACTTAAACATAATACATAAAATGTCATAAGTTGGATTAAATACGTATATTCAACTTCATTTATTACTTTTAAAGAAAAGCAACTTTCATATAATTGATTCAATACTTTTTTATAGTTTAACTCTTCATTAGTTGTGGATTCGCCGATTAACTCATCTAAAGAATCTATTAATTCTTTTTTACGGTTTTTAGAAATAACTTCATTTGGATATTCTACAAATGGAAGTAATTTATCAAATATCATATCGTTTAATTTATTTTCTTTCTCTTTTTCTTCTTTTTCTTCTGGAAATATCATTGTAAAACACCTGATTTAATATTCATTTATATTTTAATTTTATTAACCAATTAAAAAATCAAACAAGAACTTAATAAATGGAATTAATGTAAGATTGAGCCCAAAATAGCTAAATACTATTTTTAAACCCATCTCCAACAGGTTCATAAATAGAATTTTCTTTATTTTTTGGTTCTTCGTATTCTGTTGATACTTTCGTATCATTGTTAACAAGAGGCGTAACCGTTTTGACTCGTTTGTAATTATCCAATTTACATTTTTTAATGTTATAATTGAATATTTTTTCAAAATCTGGAAAATAATAGTTATGGAATACTGCTAAAATACACAGATAAACCCCCAATGTTATTAAACAAGCTTTATACTGTTGAAAACCTATTAAAGAAATTTCTAATAGGAATAAAGCTATTAGATACTGTTTAAAGTTTTTATCTAAATTTATGGTCAAAATAACACCTTTTTAAAATTTTACAATTTTTTTATCCTTATTTTTACGATTACAGTATAAATTTAATTTCTAATTTAATTTTAATTTTAATTTTAATTTTTAATTCTTACCACCAGCGATATAGAATCGCAATTTGATATATTTTGTTTTATAATGTGTTGAGCAGTTAGACTTTATAAAGTCCGGGATTGAATTCAAAAATTAGACTTTATAAAGTCCCATTGTGCTTTTAATTTAGCAACATAGTTGCTGATGTAAATAGCTACACTACTAAAGGTGAAATAATGGGACTATTTAGCAAAAAAGACGATAGCGAACAATTAATGCACACTCAAAGAGATTTAGTAAGATTCATTGCAAGAGATGAAGTAGAATCTCTTAAAAAAGATATAGAATTAGAATCTGTGAAAAAAGACATTAAATACTTAGAAAGAGAACTTTTAGAGTTCAGAATGAACAAAATAGCAAAAGAAACTGTCGAAAAAGATAATTTCTATGAAGAAATTTCAGAACTTAAAAGAAAAGCACCTAAAACAATGTAAAATGTAATGTAAATAAGTTTTTAGTTGTTTAGCACTTTTTTAAGTTTAAAATCAATTATGAGCTAAAATATTGTTAGTTTACATGATTTAATACTCTTAATTACCAATTTGAATAATATCATAAATTTGTAAATAATAAGTCTACAAAATTTACTATTTATTTTAAAATAATCCATAACTAATAGGTAAATAACCTCTGAATGTCTTAACGTATGTAATTTCAATAAATTAGATATTACATACTTTAATTTTATTATTTAACTTTAAATTAATGTTAATTATTAAATTAAAAAGTTAATAATATATAAATTACAAAATTAGCCATGTAAATCAAATAATTACATAAAAATTATAAAATAGAATTAAAAATACCAAATAATGATAAATAGGCATAATTACAAAAGGTGAGTAAAATGGGATATGCACAACCACCAGGATTAGACATTAATCAGTTAAACAATTACAAATTAATGGGTAAAGGATTTTTAACAATTAATGATAAGGTTAAATCTGAAAGAATAGCTTATGTAGAAGTAGATTTATCTATGAAACAAAGTGTAATATCTACTGAAACTAACGAAGGTATTTTAAAGTCCGTAAGTGAAAATATAGATGCAGAAGGTAGTATAACTACAATTAAAGGTACTCACAGGTGTTTTATGGCACTTAACGGTGTAGTGCCACATACTAGTACTGACCAAGATGTGGTATCATACTCAGCTACAGGAGTGGCTAAAACATACTCTACATTTGGAGAAACTATTTCTGAACTGTCTGGAAAACAGTTAACAAGCCCTTCGATATTAAGGTTAGAACTTATTGGTTCTCAACCAATAACCCCTGATAAAATATTAATTAAAGGTTTAGACTACTTTGGAAACCCCGTTGAAGAAGAATTGCACTATGAAGCCATAGAAATAGTTAAGGGTATCACTTTATTCTCAAAAATAACGGAAATAACATTCCCTGCTACTTTGAAAAATGTAACTGCGTCAATAAAGACACTTCCGAGTGTTAGATATGGGAAAATGACTAAAGTACCTAAATTTTCATTACA encodes:
- a CDS encoding ABC transporter substrate-binding protein, which produces MSGCVTHADGQNNATPPNNVDSQNSANNKIIVVDSSNRTVSFDKPVTRVVIENINPTEEIYALGKADSIVGVTERVIKYSEIGRYPASLQNRTVIGKIKEPNYEKIAELQPDVVITFTSMPPLPDEMGKTVEPFNIKVLGLDLYRMEVWEDEIRTLGKILAVEDSVTNDYINFFKDKWTLIKERTDKINKEDRPVVYMEGIPTYLSYGGAGYGCGMPGMIESSGGNYLFPDVEAPSFEADPEEVAKRNPDVIIKNVGGGHNYTDESELKRVWDEVMNRPELQQTNAVKNGRVYVLSQQVCAGSKKKIGPVYISKILYPEMFNDTNPNGFYSDYLENYLDIDYQGYYIYPALE